CGAACAATCGTTGGGAATCCGGCGGCTGCATCAGGATCTGTCCCCGGTATATCGCGCCCATCTCCGCCGGAGTGGGCTCCTTCGCGGGCTGCGGGGCGGCTGCGGCTTGAGTGGAATTGGCGGCGACAGGCTCATCCGGCAGGGAGGAGGACGAGGAGGAACTCTGGGATGACGAATCCTGGGACGAGGAGGAGTCCTGCGTCGTCGTTTGTGCGTTCAGGCAAACCGTCAACAGGAGGCTTGCCAGGAGCAGGGAAGAGTACGTTTTGAGGTGAAACTGGCGGGCGGTCCTATAAATAGGTGTCCCTGAAGATTGCATATCAGGCACGCCCCCAGCGGGGGTGAATCTGGCATTCATTTCTTGGTTCTCCTTCAATTGTGGTTCCGGGGGTCGCATGCCCAAGCATTCGGTTCTTTTAATCCGGCGCCAACAATAGGCCCATGAAAAAACAACTCACAAGATTGCTACGGTAGTCCGGGAGCAGTACCCGGAGACGTATTGGGGCCTCGCGGCGTAAAATCGCTGAAGGGAAATGTGTTCTTGATGCACGTATCAAGTGCCTTGTTACGCCCATTGATACCATCTTGCATAGAGGAAGATAAGCACCATGTCATCTGAGGATTATGAAAATGATGCATGGCGGCCCACGACTGACGTCGAACGGCAGCAGGTTCGCGACCAGTTAAAGAAGTTGCTCAGTAGTTCGCATTTCCTGATCAGCAAACGCTACCCGAACCTGCTTCGTTTTGTGGTGGAGCAGACACTGGCGGGGCAGGAAGACGCACTGAAAGAACGGCTTCTCGGTATCGAGGTCTTTCATCGTGCTGCCGATTATGACACAAATCAGGATCCGGTAGTTCGCCTGAGCGCGGCGGAGGTCCGGAAGCGAATTGCCCTGTATTATCAACAACCTCAGCACAAGAATGAGTTGATGATCGGGTTGAATCCCGGTTCCTATGTGCCCTACTTCCGTCCGGCCCAGGCTCCGCCTGCTCCAACTGAATCCGCGTCTGCTCCGTCCGCGATCCTCATGCCGGAGGCAGCGGACACGAAGCGAGGGATGGCTGTATCTCGAACCCGCTTCTGGCCTTATGCTGTCGCGGCTCTCGTGGTGGCAGCCGTGGGGCTTGGCCTGGGATGGCATTTCTGGTTTCGACCGTCGGTGGCGGACCAGTTCTGGTCCCCTATCTCCCGTTCTCCCTCCCTTGTGACGCTCTGCGTTGGCTCGCCGGATTCGGTGGATCAGGCGCTCCAGAATTCGCCTTCCCCCGCAACCGTATATGACTCTATTCGCCGGTCAGGTCGTTTGGGGACAGCGAACGTGGCCACGCTGATCCGCGTGGGAGGCGTTCTGGAAGGCCGGCATAAGCCTTTTCGGCTGCTTTTAGCGTCAAAAGCAAGCTTTCCAGAGCTGCGCGAGGGGCCGGTAGTGCTGGTGGGGGCCCTGGATAACGATTGGGCACTGCGGCTGACGCAGTCTCTGCGGTATGGATTCGGGATGGACAATAATGCGATGTATATCGTGGATCACAAGAATCCTGCGGCCAGGAACTGGTCGGTATTGCTGAAGCAGCCCCCCTCCTCGCAGTCATCCGATTTCGCCATAATTGCCAGATATCACGACACCACACTGGATCAACCGGTGGTGCTGGCCGCTGGGCTCTCCAGCGAAGGGACCGAGGCAGCGGGCGAGGTTCTGTCCGATCCGGGCTTCCTCAAGGCGCTTTTTCAGAATGCGCCCCGCGACTGGAAGACGGTGAATATGGAGGCCGTTGTGCAGACCCAGGTGATTGAAGGGCATCCGGGGCCATCTCGCATTCTTGCGATCGAATACTGGTAGCAGTTGGCTCAGAATTCACCGAAATCTCATATCATTTTAGTTATCCGGCGCATAGAAGAAGTTTATTGGGAGACTTCTTTTTCACTCAAGCGACCATATCGCCTAAAATTGAATATCTACGGCTGAATCATAGCCTTGCGGTGCGGCCACTCATTTCCGTGGACATTCAGAGCTCTTGTAACGCATTCTTTGCGGGTGTAGTCGAGTTCAGGCAGCTACAGGCTCATATTTCCAAAAATGAGTTAGAAAAGACCGCCCAGCCAGGGAGCAGAAGCAGCGCTGCTTCGACCAACAATTTCGAGAGACCAGTTGAGGAAGATATGACGAAGGTATGGAGTGCAATCCTCTTTAGCTTGCTGTGTGTGGCGAGCCTTTCTGCGCAAACATTTCGAGGCACGATTCTAGGGACGGTGACCGATACCACAGGTGCGCCCGTCCCAGGCGCGAAGGTCACGGTACATAGCTCCGAGAACGGGATCGATCGACAGGTCCTCTCCAGTTCCGATGGAACCTACTCCGTTCCTGAGCTACCCAACGGCACTTACAACGTAACTGTTGAACAACAAGGCTTTGCTACCTTTGTCGCGAAGTCCGTCAGCGTGAATGTTGCTGCTCAGTCGCGGGTGGATGCCGCACTTCACCCGGGCGCAGTGAGCGAGACGGTCGAGATCTCCGCGGATGCATTGCCGCAGGTGGAAGCGGTTTCGGATACATTGGGAGCCACGCTGACGACGAAGGAAATCAAGAACCTTCCCATCAATGGCCGTGACTATGGCAAGCTCATCTACCTCACGCCAGGCGTCTCCGGATCGCCCGACGAGATCAGCGATTCGCCCGGCTCCTATGGCAGCTTTTCGATGAATGGCGCCCGTGGCCGCGCGAACAACTTCCTGCTCGACGGCACGGACATGAACGACGGCTTCCGCAACGAATCCGCGCTGAACCAGCCGGGCGTTTTTGGTACACCCGCCACCATCCTGCCGGTTGACGCGGTGCAGGAGCTGAATGTCATGTCGAACTTTCAGCCGGAATATGGACGCAGCGCTGGCGCGGTCATCAATATTGTTACCAAGAGCGGCATCAACCAGTTCCACGGAACGGCGCTGGAGTACTTCCGCAACAACGTGCTGGATGCGCGCAACTACTTCAATGAGAAGGGCAATACGCAGGCGCCCTTCCGCAACAACCAGTTCGGCGGCTCGCTCGGCGGTCCTATTGTTCCAAACAAAACATTCTTCTTTGTCGACTATGAGGGACAACGCGAAGGGGTCGGTACCGTCAGCGTTGCTTCCGTGCCGGATCCTGCCCGGCTTGCAACTGCCACGAACCCGGTGATCCAAGCGCTGCTGAAGCGCACGCCCTGGCCCCAGCCGAATGCGAACGGAGCCATTGTGGCGCCGTCGAGCAACAATATTCACAGCGTCATCGCCAAAATTGATCAGAACCTGCCGCATTCCAATCTGCTGAGCGGCCGCTACTATTTTGGCGATAGCACGCAGAGCTTTCCGCTGGCGCTCTCCGGCGGAGGTGTTCTGCCTGGTTTCAACACATTTACCCCCACGCGCGTGCAGCTTGTTTCGATCTCCGATGTCACCGTGCTTACCCCCAATAAGGTGAACGAGGTTCGCATGGGGTGGAATCGCTTTGCCGAGGGATTTTTCCCGCAGGATAAATCGTTTGCACCCAGTTCCATTGGATTGAATACTGGCACCGGGGCGGCGAACGCCGGGCTGCCGGTGATGGTGGTTGCAGGCTTCTCCTCATTGGGAGCCAGCAAAGCCGATCCGCGTTCCCGCGTGGACTCGAACTGGCAGGCATTCGATAACTTCTCGTGGAATCGCAGCAAGCACGATCTGAAGTTCGGCTATGAGTTTCGTCGTACGACGATCCAGCAGGTTTTGGATACCGACTTCCGCGGAAAGCTCACCTTCGCTTCGCTGGATGATTTCCTGGCAGGCAATGTGAGCGGCGGCAACCAGGCGTCGGGCTACTCCAAGCGCCACGGTCTTCAGAATAGTCACGGCTTCTATGCGCAGGATGCCTATCGAGCAACTCCCCATGTAACGGTTAACTTTGGGGTGCGCTGGGACTACTACGGTGTCATCGGCGAGAAGAACAACCTGATGAGTAACATCACCAGCTTCGATCCGGTGGGGGGCACGCTAACTCTCAGCATGCTGGGGTCGCCCAGCCTCAAGAATCTTTACGAGCCGAGCTACAAGAACTTCAGCCCGCGAGTCAGCATTGCGTGGGACGTCACCGGTGGCGGCAAGACGGTTCTACGCACCGGCTACGGCGTATTCTTTGACTCGTTTTCGCAGGACATCTTCCTGGCTCACCTGCCATTCAACAGCAGCTTCGATCCCGGTCCTGCTTACAATCCGATTGGCCCGGCACCCATTTACTCGGTCAGCGCAGTGGGCGGCACGATTGTCGCGGGACAGCCGGTGTTCAATACCCCCGGAGGCGCCCCTGCCGGAGACATCTTCGGCGTGGACCGCCATTTGA
This Acidisarcina sp. DNA region includes the following protein-coding sequences:
- a CDS encoding TonB-dependent receptor, whose product is MTKVWSAILFSLLCVASLSAQTFRGTILGTVTDTTGAPVPGAKVTVHSSENGIDRQVLSSSDGTYSVPELPNGTYNVTVEQQGFATFVAKSVSVNVAAQSRVDAALHPGAVSETVEISADALPQVEAVSDTLGATLTTKEIKNLPINGRDYGKLIYLTPGVSGSPDEISDSPGSYGSFSMNGARGRANNFLLDGTDMNDGFRNESALNQPGVFGTPATILPVDAVQELNVMSNFQPEYGRSAGAVINIVTKSGINQFHGTALEYFRNNVLDARNYFNEKGNTQAPFRNNQFGGSLGGPIVPNKTFFFVDYEGQREGVGTVSVASVPDPARLATATNPVIQALLKRTPWPQPNANGAIVAPSSNNIHSVIAKIDQNLPHSNLLSGRYYFGDSTQSFPLALSGGGVLPGFNTFTPTRVQLVSISDVTVLTPNKVNEVRMGWNRFAEGFFPQDKSFAPSSIGLNTGTGAANAGLPVMVVAGFSSLGASKADPRSRVDSNWQAFDNFSWNRSKHDLKFGYEFRRTTIQQVLDTDFRGKLTFASLDDFLAGNVSGGNQASGYSKRHGLQNSHGFYAQDAYRATPHVTVNFGVRWDYYGVIGEKNNLMSNITSFDPVGGTLTLSMLGSPSLKNLYEPSYKNFSPRVSIAWDVTGGGKTVLRTGYGVFFDSFSQDIFLAHLPFNSSFDPGPAYNPIGPAPIYSVSAVGGTIVAGQPVFNTPGGAPAGDIFGVDRHLSTPYMQNYNLNIEQQITPKAMFQVGYVGSLGRHLLHFRDINQPGQAVITQTDLAYAQTASYSYQDAMGNTISGSCATGGAVTGGPGCIPAYNSASRVYANNPYGAFYVNQEETKATSNYNALQASLRVSNWHGITSILNYVWSHSIDTASDGEDFIPNAAQPNDSTRTRAEYGNSNFDVRNRTTWILSYTLPDSGGEFASLKNGWGLDSTLTRQTGQPFNLNYNFEGDFSGSGEGFDRPDVVGRVRYSHNPAKFLDLSSFAIPCAATSVALAGNSQGTEQDCVPGTRHFGNLGRNSLRGLPYTNWDLALYKSTHLAKSLVLQLRAEIFNVVNHPNFTAPQLPNFIADAAPNGFTANGNRQVSSGSYAITATGDVGIGNPFLGGGGPRGIQLAAKFTF